The Bacteroidota bacterium genomic interval CGTCGCTCGTCCAGAAGAGCGTGTCGGTGCGCGCCACCAGCGGCTCACCGCCGAGCGTGGCGCGGTCGAAGGCGTCGAGGAGTTCGAGCGGGAGGAACGTCCGCTGGTAGTCGGTCGCCACGGCGTCGGTGGGCAGACCGAGACCGAGGTTCATGCCGAGGCGCAGCAGCGGCTGCTCGGCGACGTAGGGCCGGATCAGGTTGCGGAAGGTCGCGTCGTCCTCGAAGGTGCCCAGCCGCAGCGTGTCGGGCGTGGCGGCGTCCACGGCGTCGACGAGGCGCGTGGCGCAGTTGTCGAAGAAGAAGTCGTAGCGGTACGTCCGGTTCTCGGGGAGGTAGTTCGTCTCCAGGAGCGCGAACATGGTCCGCACCGCCGTGCTGTCGAGCGCGAGCGTCTGCTCGACGGTGGCGCGGCCCTGGCTGCGGTAGAATGCCAGCACGCGGTCAAAGTCGGCGACGGAGAGCTGGTAGTCGAGCTGCCCGCGGATGAAGCGGAGGACGAAGAACGGCTGGTCAAAGTCGAACGTCCCGAAGTTGTAGACGCGGTCCAGGCCTGTCGCGGGGTCCGTGACGCGGAGGGCGCTGTGGCCGAAGATGGTGTGGACCTGCTCGCGCGGGTAGAACGTGAGCAGCGACACGCGCGCCTGGGCGGACACCTGCGGCACGCCCACCGGCAGTGTCGGGGTGCTCGGCGTGGTGGTTGTCTGAGCGAAGGCGGGGAGAGCGAGGAGGAGGGTGAGGAGCACGGTGATGGCTCCCCCCGTCCTGCGTCGTCTCCGCGCTGCGCGCTGCGCTCCTCGGACGGTCCCCCTCACGGGTGAGGGGGACAGTTTTTGGCGATGGGGAGCGCAGCGACCGTCGCCAAAAACGGGGGGAGTCGCCACGAGCACACGTCCCCTCACGACAGCGCCTTCGCCAGCAGGTCCTTCACCAGTGCCGGGTTGGCCGAGCCGCCTGTAGCGCGCATGACCTGCCCGACGAAGAAGCCGATCAGCCCCGTCTTGCCGCCCTGGTAGGCCGCGACCTTGTCGGGGAAGCGGCCCAGCACCCCGGCGATGACGGGCGCGAGCGTGTCGGCGTCGGAGACCTGGCGCAGGCCTTCGCGCTCGACGATGGCGGCGGGCGCATCGCCCGTCTCGGCCATCGCGTCGAGGACCTGCTTCGCGGCGCGGTTGGAGAGCGTGCCGTCGTCCACGAGCGCAACGAGCGCGGCGAGGTCAGCGGCGCTGAATTTGAGATCGGCCAACGGCGTGTCCTTGCGGACGCGCTGCACCTCGTTGGTCACCCACGGCGCGACAGTGGCCGCATCGCCGTGGACGGCGAGGGCGTCCTCGAAGAACTGCGCCAGGAGCGGGTCCTGCGCCAGGAGCAGCGCGTCGCCTTGGCTCACGCCGAGGCCGTCGTAGCGGTCGTAGGCGGCGCGGTCGTCGGCGTCGAGAGCCTCCACAGGGTCGCCGCGCTCGGCTTCGAGTTGCCGCTGGCGCTCCTTGCGGGCGGCTTTCTCCTCGGCGGTCTCGCCGGTCGTGGCTTCCTCCTCGCTGTCCCACGAGTCGCGCAGCGTGACGGTGCGGTTGAAGACGAGCCGGTCGTCGCCCTCTTCACCATGTTGGCTGTCTTCGTCCACGACGAAATAGCCCTGGCGCTCGAACTGGAAGCGGTCGCCGACCTGCGCCTTGCCGAGGCTCGGTTCGAGGTAGCCCGTCACCACGCGCAGCGAATCGGGGTTGAGGTGGTCGAGGAAGCTGCCGCCCTCGGGCCCCTCTTCAGACGTGGGGGTGTCGGGGTCGGGGACGCGGAAGAGGCGGTCGTAGAGCCGTACCTCGGCCTCGATAGCGTGGTCAGCGCTGACCCAGTGGATCGTGCCCTTCGGGTTGAGCCCGGAGGTGTCGTGGCCCTGCTCGTCGCGCGGGAAATACGTGCACTTGAGTTCCACGACCTCGCCCGCATCGTCCTTAACGACCTCGTCGCAGCGGAGCACGTAGGCGTGGCGCAGGCGCACGGCGCGGCCCGGTGCGAGGCGGTAGTAGTCCTTCGGCGGGTTCTCGGCGAAGTCGTCGCGCTCGATGAGGAGCGTGCGGCCAAACGGCACCGGGCGGCTGCCCTCGCGGTCGATGTCGCGCGGCCAGTAGTCGCCGTGCAGGTAGTCGACTTCGTTCTCGGGCCAGTTCGTGACCGTGACCTTGAGCGGGTCGAGGACGGCGAGGACGCGCGGGGCGCGGGTGTTGAGGTCGTCGCGGATGGCGTATTCGAGCTGCGCCATCTCGGCGCGGCTGTTGGTCTTGGTGACGCCTGCGCTCTCCCAGAACGCGCGCAGGGCCTCGGGCGTGACGCCGCGCCGCCGCATCGCCGCGACCGTCGGCATACGTGGGTCGTCCCAGCCTGCCACGTGGCCGCCCGTGACGAGCGTCCGCAGCTTGCGCTTGCTCATCACGGTGTAGTCCACGTTGCCGCGCGCGAACTCGTACTGGTGCGGGCGCGCGCCCGCTTCGATGCCGAGCGCGTCGAGGTACCAGTCGTAGAGCGGGCGGTTGACGTCGAACTCCAGCGTGCAGAGCGAGTGCGTGATGCCCTCGATGGCGTCGGACTGGCCGTGCGCCCAGTCGTAGAGCGGGTAGATCGGCCACGCGTCGCCGCGGCGGTAGTGTGCGGCGTGGCGGATGCGGTACATAACAGGGTCCCGCAGCTTCATGTTGGGGTGCCCCATCACGGGCCAGTCGTCGCCCGGCTGCGGGTCCACCTTGGCGCGGAGGACGTGCGCGCCGTCGGGGAAGTCGCCCGCGCGCATGCGCTCGAAGAGGTCGAGGTTCTCCTGGACGGTG includes:
- a CDS encoding glutamine--tRNA ligase/YqeY domain fusion protein, translated to MPAALPDAPARSSFIHDQIEDDLAAGKTEVVVRFPPEPNGYLHLGHVKSMCLNFGLARDYAARAATRCHLRFDDTNPETEDIEYVRAIKRDVRWLGFDWGEHLYHASDYFEQLYDWALQLIRDGKAYVDSQDLDAIRANRGTVTEPGTASPYRTRTVQENLDLFERMRAGDFPDGAHVLRAKVDPQPGDDWPVMGHPNMKLRDPVMYRIRHAAHYRRGDAWPIYPLYDWAHGQSDAIEGITHSLCTLEFDVNRPLYDWYLDALGIEAGARPHQYEFARGNVDYTVMSKRKLRTLVTGGHVAGWDDPRMPTVAAMRRRGVTPEALRAFWESAGVTKTNSRAEMAQLEYAIRDDLNTRAPRVLAVLDPLKVTVTNWPENEVDYLHGDYWPRDIDREGSRPVPFGRTLLIERDDFAENPPKDYYRLAPGRAVRLRHAYVLRCDEVVKDDAGEVVELKCTYFPRDEQGHDTSGLNPKGTIHWVSADHAIEAEVRLYDRLFRVPDPDTPTSEEGPEGGSFLDHLNPDSLRVVTGYLEPSLGKAQVGDRFQFERQGYFVVDEDSQHGEEGDDRLVFNRTVTLRDSWDSEEEATTGETAEEKAARKERQRQLEAERGDPVEALDADDRAAYDRYDGLGVSQGDALLLAQDPLLAQFFEDALAVHGDAATVAPWVTNEVQRVRKDTPLADLKFSAADLAALVALVDDGTLSNRAAKQVLDAMAETGDAPAAIVEREGLRQVSDADTLAPVIAGVLGRFPDKVAAYQGGKTGLIGFFVGQVMRATGGSANPALVKDLLAKALS
- a CDS encoding DUF4105 domain-containing protein, whose protein sequence is MLLTLLLALPAFAQTTTTPSTPTLPVGVPQVSAQARVSLLTFYPREQVHTIFGHSALRVTDPATGLDRVYNFGTFDFDQPFFVLRFIRGQLDYQLSVADFDRVLAFYRSQGRATVEQTLALDSTAVRTMFALLETNYLPENRTYRYDFFFDNCATRLVDAVDAATPDTLRLGTFEDDATFRNLIRPYVAEQPLLRLGMNLGLGLPTDAVATDYQRTFLPLELLDAFDRATLGGEPLVARTDTLFWTSDAGRTPAPSNWPLVLTWALFAVGGTLTVLGWRRKRVVGRWGRRGDALLFAVAGLAGSILAFLWFGTEHRVTGPNLSLLWLWPLHLLMAPVLLRAALPGWGRVYLWAAAIAASGMALTWGFWPETFPAPLWPVAALLALRAARRALEPKEKSAHAAQVA